Below is a genomic region from Trueperaceae bacterium.
GTGGCCATAGGAGGTTGAGGCGCTCAGACCATGCCCCGCCTGTTCATAGCCGTCCCGGTTGACGACAACGTGCGCGCCAACCTTGCGCGCGTGGGCACCGCCGCCGACGCTCGCGGCGTCAGCTGGGTGCGTCCCGATAACCTCCACGTCACCCTGGCGTTCCTCGGCGAGGTGGAGGAACGGCGCGTGCCCGACGTGGAGGACGCGGCCTTCGCCGCCACGGAGGGTTTCCCTGGACCGCTGCGGCTCGCCGCTCAGGGAATCGGCGCCTTCCCCAACGAGCGCAGGGCCAAGGTCCTGTGGGCGGGCCTCACGGGCGACGTCCCGGCCCTCATCGAGCTCCAGGCGGCGCTCGCCAAGGAGCTACGCGCGGCCGGGTTCGAGCTCGACGACAAGCGCTTCCACCCGCACATCACGCTCGCGCGCATGAGGGTGCCCCAGCCCGTGCCCGCCAGGCTGGCAAGGCTGCAGGAGTACGGCGAGTGGGCAGCGGACGAGTTGCAGCTTGTTGAGAGCCACCTGCACGCCTCGGGCGCGCGGTACGTGGTGCGGGCCGATGTTCCGTTGGAGGACGGTCGGTTCGCCAGCTAGAGCGGTGCTGCGGGGAGTCGCAGTTCGGGGAAGTCCTGGCTGTAGCGCCCCGCGTCGAGCGTGAGTAGCTGATCGGCCGCTAGGAGGGCGTGTGCACCGACCATGAAGTCGACCAGCAGCCGCTTCGGTTGGCCTCCCGAAGACCGCCTCCGCCTAGCCGCGTAGGCTGCGAACGCCCGCCCTGTCTCGTCCCACATGCGCTGGGAGAACTGCTGATCCACCTGGACGCCCGAATCATGCAAGAACCGCGTGACGAACTCCCCCGTGGCCCCCGGGTGCGCCAGAAGCTCGACCAACACCGGCGCGCAGATGACCAGGCCGCCGGCACGCCTCGCCTCGTCCAGCCATCCAGCCATGGCGCCGCCCAACGGCTCGGCCGACCAAAGGGCCGAGATCACGTTCGTGTCTACAGCGCTTCGCACCCTCAGTCGTCTTCCCTGAGGTCACGCAACCAAGTACCGATCTCGTCCCTGGTCTCGAACGCTGGCAGCGCCCCGGCGTAGGCGGCGAAAGGGTTGTCGCCGCTGCGCACGGGCTTCAGGTACGTGAGCCCTTCCAACGTCACGAACTCGACGACGTCGCCCTGTTCCAGACCGAGCCGGGCACGGACCGCCTTGGGGATGGTGACCTGCCCCTTGCTCGTGATGGTGGCCTTCGTGTTCACCTTACTTCGCCTCCAAGAAGTAAGGATACCTCGCGGCGGTGCCGAAGACAGGTCTTACCAAGGACGCACCCGCGCAACCACCGGCCTCGAGCTGCTCCGTCAGAACCTCTCCACCGCCAGCGCCCCCACGTCGAGGCTCGTCGGCTCGCCCGCCACCAGCTCCCCCACCAGCTTGCCCGTGACGGGCGCCAGGCTCAGCCCCATCATCCC
It encodes:
- the thpR gene encoding RNA 2',3'-cyclic phosphodiesterase — translated: MPRLFIAVPVDDNVRANLARVGTAADARGVSWVRPDNLHVTLAFLGEVEERRVPDVEDAAFAATEGFPGPLRLAAQGIGAFPNERRAKVLWAGLTGDVPALIELQAALAKELRAAGFELDDKRFHPHITLARMRVPQPVPARLARLQEYGEWAADELQLVESHLHASGARYVVRADVPLEDGRFAS
- a CDS encoding AbrB/MazE/SpoVT family DNA-binding domain-containing protein is translated as MNTKATITSKGQVTIPKAVRARLGLEQGDVVEFVTLEGLTYLKPVRSGDNPFAAYAGALPAFETRDEIGTWLRDLREDD